The Methanococcus voltae genomic sequence ATGTTTATGTACTCAAAACCTGCTCTTTTGGTGGTTTCCCTTAATTTTAACTTATCGGTGTTAAATTTACCGTGAATTTCCACATAAATTTCTCGAACCTCTAAACCTTTTAAATCAATGTAATACCTGCTTAAAGCATTCAAACAGCCTGCATATGCCATTAATAAGTATTCCATAGGATTTGGAGCTTCACCATTACCACCCAAAGATACTGGTTCGTCAGATATTATTTCATAATGTGGCGTTTTTGCGTGCAATTTTGCACTCGCACTCGTTCCAGATAATTTAATTATTGCTTCACCCATGACATCACCATAAAAATGTTAATTGTATAGTTAATTTAAGATATTATAATTATAAACATAAAAATATTCTGTAAATTATAAAATTTAGGTATTAAAGTTAATATATAATATTTTAATGTTATCAAATGTTTCAAAGAAATAATATAAAATTTATGATATAATTAAACATTTCGTTAATAAACAAAACATAATAATTAGGATTCTATATTTCTATTGGATAACCTTAAAGTATATTCAAAAAGTCAAAAATCTAAAAAAATTAAAAAGAAAATAAAGTGTATCACATATATGATACTACTTTTCTAAATATATCTAACATTTAACGGTATTTTATTTAACATATGGTAGTATTTATGTATCAAAATATATATGGTGTTAATATTCAAATGTATAAACCGATTAACGATTTTACATTAATTATATTACAGTATTTAATTAATATATCCCCATTAATAATTAAGATTCATACAATATATAACTTACGATTTCAAAAATCGTTTGGGAAAAT encodes the following:
- a CDS encoding OsmC family protein — protein: MGEAIIKLSGTSASAKLHAKTPHYEIISDEPVSLGGNGEAPNPMEYLLMAYAGCLNALSRYYIDLKGLEVREIYVEIHGKFNTDKLKLRETTKRAGFEYINISLEFDTDEPAEKIEEIIQMVKEGCPMHDNITNPTPTMVEYKLKCVKN